A genomic segment from Bacillus cereus G9842 encodes:
- a CDS encoding alpha/beta hydrolase, translating into MKTRVNPELLQGLEMFPDLDLRPENLQSIREGIAQMRPPTVVDDSLSLTDKVIFGPDDNPLPLRIYRPKSNHESLPVLLWIHGGGYILGSIDDNDDTCMRFAKEAGCVVVSVDYRLAPEHPYPAPIEDCYSALKWIADNAKSLNIDSNRIGVAGVSAGGGLTAALSLLARDRKYPSICLQMPLYPMIDDRNDTPSANEIKEGFVWNQKANEAGWKMYLGEMYGTDQIPAYAAPSRAEDYSDLPYTYTFVGQLDPFRSETLTYVSKLAQAGVDVEFHLYPNAYHWFEGLNPNADVSIYAVNEIVQAIKTGFKRVSKVEA; encoded by the coding sequence ATGAAAACTAGAGTAAATCCAGAATTATTACAAGGGTTAGAGATGTTTCCGGATCTCGATTTACGCCCGGAAAACTTGCAATCAATCAGAGAAGGAATAGCTCAAATGAGACCACCTACCGTTGTTGATGACTCTCTTTCTTTAACAGATAAAGTCATTTTTGGGCCTGATGATAATCCGTTACCATTACGAATTTATCGTCCAAAATCAAATCATGAATCTTTACCTGTCTTATTATGGATACATGGTGGTGGTTATATCTTAGGTTCTATAGATGATAACGATGATACTTGTATGAGGTTTGCAAAAGAAGCTGGCTGTGTGGTTGTATCTGTAGACTACCGCTTAGCACCTGAACACCCTTACCCAGCACCAATTGAGGATTGTTATTCAGCTTTAAAATGGATTGCTGATAATGCAAAGTCATTAAACATTGATTCAAATCGTATTGGGGTTGCAGGAGTAAGTGCCGGCGGTGGACTAACAGCAGCATTATCATTATTAGCCCGAGATCGAAAATATCCTTCAATTTGTTTACAAATGCCACTATATCCAATGATTGATGACAGAAATGATACACCTTCAGCGAATGAAATTAAAGAGGGATTTGTTTGGAATCAAAAGGCAAATGAAGCTGGCTGGAAAATGTATTTAGGAGAAATGTATGGAACGGATCAAATCCCTGCCTATGCAGCACCTTCTCGAGCTGAGGATTATAGTGACTTACCGTATACTTACACATTTGTTGGTCAATTAGATCCATTCCGCAGCGAAACATTAACCTATGTAAGCAAACTAGCGCAAGCTGGTGTTGATGTGGAGTTTCATTTATATCCAAATGCCTATCACTGGTTTGAAGGGTTAAATCCAAATGCCGATGTATCTATTTATGCTGTGAACGAAATAGTACAAGCAATAAAGACTGGTTTCAAACGAGTATCCAAGGTTGAGGCTTAA
- a CDS encoding pyridoxal phosphate-dependent decarboxylase family protein: protein MTKKLQLSAEEMRQLGYQAVDLIVDHMNHLKSKPVSETIDSNIFRDKLIETIPENGSNPKELLHFLNNNVFNQITHVDHPHFMAFVPGPNNYVGVLADFLASGFNVFPTAWIVGAGAEQIELTTINWLKSMLGFPDSAEGLFVSGGSMANLTALTVARQVKLNNDIENAIVYFSNQTHFSVDRALKVLGFKQHQICRIETDEDLKISVSTLRKQIKEDRLKGKKPFCVIANAGTTNCGAVDSLDELADVCGDEDIWLHVDGAYGAAAILSEKGRELLSGIHRADSLTLDPHKWLFQPYDVGCVLIRNSQYLSETFRMIPEYIKDTETNIEEKVNFGERGIELSRRFRALKVWLSFKAFGVTAFREAIDHGIMLAEQVEEFLRKEKDWEVVTPAQLGIVTFRYIPCELTSTDTIHEINKKLVEEINQRGFAMLSTTKLKEKVVIRLCSINPRTTKEEILQIMMNIKALAEEINTSPKHLISVSQP from the coding sequence ATGACAAAAAAATTACAGTTATCAGCCGAAGAAATGCGTCAGTTAGGATATCAAGCGGTTGACTTGATTGTTGATCATATGAATCATTTAAAAAGTAAACCAGTTTCAGAAACGATTGATAGTAATATTTTTAGAGACAAGCTAATTGAAACGATTCCGGAAAACGGATCTAATCCAAAAGAATTACTTCATTTTCTTAATAACAATGTGTTTAATCAAATTACTCATGTGGATCATCCTCATTTTATGGCTTTTGTGCCAGGTCCTAATAATTATGTTGGTGTATTAGCAGATTTTTTAGCAAGTGGGTTTAATGTATTTCCTACAGCTTGGATAGTAGGTGCAGGTGCCGAACAAATTGAATTAACGACAATTAACTGGTTAAAATCAATGCTAGGATTCCCTGATTCAGCTGAAGGACTATTTGTCAGTGGTGGTTCCATGGCTAATTTGACTGCACTTACTGTAGCGAGACAGGTCAAGCTGAATAATGACATAGAAAATGCGATTGTTTATTTTTCTAACCAAACTCATTTTTCTGTAGATCGAGCACTTAAAGTATTAGGTTTTAAACAGCATCAAATTTGCCGAATTGAGACAGATGAAGACTTAAAAATTTCAGTTAGTACTTTAAGAAAACAAATAAAAGAAGATCGATTAAAAGGGAAAAAACCATTCTGTGTTATTGCTAATGCAGGGACAACGAATTGCGGAGCGGTGGACTCCCTCGATGAATTGGCTGATGTATGTGGTGATGAAGATATATGGCTACACGTGGATGGGGCTTATGGGGCTGCAGCAATTCTCAGTGAAAAAGGAAGGGAGTTATTAAGTGGAATTCATCGTGCCGATTCTTTAACGTTAGACCCGCATAAATGGCTTTTTCAGCCTTATGATGTTGGTTGTGTACTTATTCGAAATAGCCAATATTTAAGTGAAACATTCCGTATGATCCCAGAGTATATTAAGGATACAGAAACTAATATAGAAGAAAAAGTGAATTTTGGGGAGCGTGGAATTGAACTTTCTCGTAGATTTAGAGCATTAAAGGTATGGCTTTCTTTTAAAGCATTCGGAGTTACAGCTTTTCGTGAGGCAATTGATCATGGCATTATGCTAGCTGAACAAGTTGAAGAGTTTTTAAGGAAAGAAAAAGATTGGGAAGTAGTAACACCCGCCCAATTAGGAATTGTTACTTTTCGTTATATTCCATGTGAGCTAACATCTACAGATACAATTCATGAAATAAACAAAAAATTAGTGGAAGAAATTAATCAAAGAGGATTTGCTATGCTAAGTACTACTAAATTAAAAGAAAAAGTAGTAATTCGACTTTGCTCTATCAACCCAAGGACAACAAAAGAAGAAATACTTCAAATCATGATGAACATAAAAGCATTGGCAGAGGAAATAAACACATCGCCTAAACATCTTATATCTGTTTCTCAACCTTGA